One region of Yersinia bercovieri ATCC 43970 genomic DNA includes:
- the barA gene encoding two-component sensor histidine kinase BarA has product MTKYSLRARMMILILAPTLLLGLLLSTSFMVNRYNELQNQIVNAGTNIIEPLAVASEYGMTFRNRDTVRQLINLFHRRHSNIVRSISVFDADNHLFVTSNYNYNSSQLRLPKGEPIPRSLMLSYRGDSLVMRMPIVSESNLSSDRESDSDITSRPLGYIAIDLDLQSVRLQQYKEIFISTLLLLFCMCVAILFAYRLMRDVTGPIRNMVNAVDRIRRGQLDSRVEGHMLGELNILKNGINSMAMSLAAYHEEMQQNIDQATSDLRETLEQMEIQNVELGLANKRAQEAARIKSEFLANMSHELRTPLNGVIGFTRQTLKTSLTPTQTDYLQTIQRSANNLLCIINDVLDFSKLEAEKLILEHIPFSLRSTLDEVIILLAHTAHEKGLELTLHINNDVPEQVVGDAMRLQQIVTNLLGNAIKFTEQGNIDILVTAQVLTAQRVTLVVEIQDTGIGISESQQAQLFQAFRQADASISRRHGGTGLGLVITERLVKEMGGDISFLSQVDRGSTFKFHLTLDLNETLSYRQPDMSYLEGKTLAYIERNASAARAALDILSITPLQITHSPTLAQLPVQHYDFLLVGVPIPFRNNMAVHQDKLVAAMKISERVILALPSQSQVEAEQLKQLGAKACLIKPLSSNRLIPLFLSEEPLEVSLVEEQAEKPLKLPFKVMAVDDNPANLKLIGTLLEEQVAETVLCDSGAKAIAYARENTLDIILMDIQMPEIDGIRASEIIHQMSHHLDTPIIAVTAHAVRGQQEQLLKLGMADYLAKPIDEARLIQALSRYKHDSSSPLEMKDDIRPIVPLAYAGAIDWPLAIRQAANKEDLAKDLLTMLLAFMPQVTDRVQAILAGTDDDDILNLIHKFHGSCACSGVPRLKQLCMTIEQQLRQQTDLQDLQPEWFELLDEIENVRYAAKSYLGAA; this is encoded by the coding sequence ATGACCAAATACAGTCTTCGCGCGCGCATGATGATTTTAATCCTGGCCCCCACGCTGCTTCTTGGGCTGTTACTCAGCACTTCCTTTATGGTCAATCGCTATAATGAGCTGCAAAACCAAATAGTTAACGCTGGCACTAACATTATTGAACCGCTGGCGGTTGCCAGTGAGTACGGAATGACCTTCCGTAACCGCGATACCGTCCGACAGTTGATAAATCTCTTTCATCGTCGTCACTCAAATATTGTTCGGTCAATTTCGGTTTTCGACGCAGATAACCATCTTTTTGTCACATCTAACTATAATTACAACTCCTCACAATTAAGGTTACCCAAAGGCGAACCCATCCCCCGTTCGCTGATGCTCTCCTATCGCGGCGACTCTCTGGTCATGCGTATGCCCATTGTCTCCGAATCTAATTTATCCAGTGATCGGGAGTCAGATTCAGATATCACCAGTCGGCCACTGGGCTATATCGCCATCGATCTGGATCTGCAATCCGTGCGTTTGCAGCAATATAAAGAGATCTTTATTTCGACCCTACTGTTGCTGTTCTGCATGTGTGTAGCGATTTTGTTTGCTTATCGTCTAATGCGTGATGTCACCGGCCCGATCCGCAACATGGTGAATGCCGTCGACCGGATCCGCCGTGGGCAGTTAGATAGCCGCGTCGAAGGGCATATGCTCGGTGAGCTGAATATTTTGAAAAATGGTATCAATTCGATGGCGATGTCGTTGGCGGCCTATCACGAAGAGATGCAGCAAAATATCGATCAAGCCACATCCGATTTGCGTGAAACCCTGGAGCAGATGGAGATACAAAACGTCGAGCTTGGGTTGGCGAATAAGCGCGCTCAGGAAGCGGCTCGCATTAAATCTGAGTTTCTGGCGAACATGTCCCACGAGCTGCGAACTCCGCTAAACGGCGTGATTGGCTTTACCCGGCAAACACTGAAAACATCACTGACACCGACGCAAACCGACTATTTACAAACAATCCAACGCTCGGCCAATAATTTGTTATGCATCATTAATGACGTGCTGGACTTCTCCAAACTGGAAGCCGAAAAACTGATTTTGGAACATATCCCCTTCTCGCTCCGTAGCACACTGGATGAAGTGATTATCCTGCTGGCGCACACAGCTCATGAGAAGGGGCTGGAACTGACACTGCATATTAACAATGATGTCCCGGAGCAGGTGGTCGGGGATGCGATGCGTTTGCAGCAAATTGTCACAAACTTGCTCGGTAATGCGATTAAATTCACCGAACAGGGCAATATCGATATTCTGGTTACCGCGCAAGTACTAACGGCGCAGAGAGTGACCCTAGTGGTTGAGATTCAGGATACAGGCATCGGAATTTCTGAATCGCAGCAGGCCCAACTATTCCAGGCGTTTCGTCAAGCGGATGCCAGTATCTCACGCCGCCATGGCGGCACCGGGCTTGGACTGGTGATTACCGAACGATTGGTCAAAGAGATGGGGGGCGATATCAGCTTTCTCAGCCAGGTGGATCGCGGCTCAACCTTCAAATTCCACCTCACTCTGGATCTCAATGAAACGCTCTCTTATCGCCAACCGGATATGTCATATTTAGAGGGGAAAACGCTGGCCTATATTGAGCGCAACGCCTCTGCCGCCAGGGCCGCACTTGACATTCTCAGCATCACGCCGTTGCAGATAACCCATAGCCCGACATTAGCGCAATTGCCAGTGCAACATTATGATTTTCTGCTGGTCGGCGTACCCATTCCGTTCCGTAATAACATGGCTGTTCATCAGGATAAACTGGTGGCGGCGATGAAGATCTCCGAGCGGGTTATTCTGGCGCTGCCAAGCCAATCACAGGTGGAGGCCGAGCAGCTTAAACAGCTGGGCGCAAAAGCATGTCTCATCAAGCCATTATCATCTAATCGTTTGATTCCTTTATTTTTATCTGAAGAGCCGCTTGAGGTATCACTGGTTGAAGAGCAAGCAGAGAAACCGCTTAAATTACCGTTTAAAGTGATGGCAGTTGACGATAATCCGGCTAATCTGAAATTGATTGGCACCCTGCTGGAAGAGCAAGTTGCAGAAACCGTGCTCTGCGACAGCGGGGCGAAAGCCATTGCCTATGCCCGTGAAAACACCTTGGATATCATTTTAATGGATATTCAAATGCCAGAAATTGACGGCATCCGCGCCAGTGAAATCATTCATCAGATGTCCCATCATCTGGACACGCCGATCATTGCCGTCACCGCTCATGCGGTCAGGGGGCAGCAAGAGCAGTTATTAAAATTGGGTATGGCTGATTATCTGGCAAAACCTATTGATGAAGCCCGATTGATACAAGCGCTCTCCCGTTATAAGCACGATAGCTCGTCACCACTCGAGATGAAGGATGATATCCGGCCAATCGTGCCGCTTGCATATGCAGGAGCAATAGATTGGCCATTGGCTATCAGGCAGGCAGCAAATAAAGAGGATCTCGCCAAAGATCTACTCACCATGCTGTTAGCGTTTATGCCGCAGGTAACAGATCGTGTGCAGGCGATTCTGGCAGGAACAGATGATGACGATATCCTGAATCTGATTCACAAATTCCACGGCAGCTGTGCATGTAGCGGTGTACCACGGCTAAAACAGCTGTGCATGACAATCGAACAGCAATTGCGTCAGCAAACTGATTTGCAGGATTTGCAACCTGAATGGTTTGAATTGTTAGATGAGATAGAGAATGTCCGCTATGCCGCTAAAAGCTACTTAGGGGCGGCGTAG
- the rlmD gene encoding 23S rRNA (uracil(1939)-C(5))-methyltransferase RlmD — protein sequence MAQFYSANRRVTTRQTITVTVNSLDPFGQGVARHQGKAIFIPGALPGEQAEIELIEQKRQYGRGKIKRLLNQCSERVAPPCPHFGICGGCQQQHACSQLQQTSKADSLSRLIAHATGLCPKLEPVICGPEYGYRRRARLGLLYQPKQHRLQMGFRQTESHDLVSVKHCPVLRPELERLLQPLYQCLSALQAVQRLGHVELVLADNGPLLVLRHLDTLKQVDRTALIDFAKREQVTFYLAGDGENLEKLIGEEPYYQIDGLRLAFHPRDFIQVNDVVNQKMVAQAIAWLDVQPQERVLDLFCGMGNFTLPLAKRAREVVGVEGVAALVANGQYNARNNTLPNVSFFHENLESDISCQPWAVQGFDKVLLDPARAGAAGVMSHIVKLAPKRVVYVSCNPTTLARDSQVLLAAGYRLAQVRMLDMFPHTGHLESMALFMQASGVAK from the coding sequence ATGGCGCAATTCTACTCTGCAAACCGACGTGTGACGACCCGACAAACGATAACTGTGACCGTAAACTCCCTCGACCCTTTTGGTCAGGGCGTTGCGCGCCATCAAGGTAAAGCTATTTTTATCCCTGGCGCTTTACCGGGAGAGCAAGCTGAAATTGAGCTAATTGAGCAAAAACGCCAGTATGGCCGTGGCAAAATTAAACGTTTGCTGAACCAATGCAGCGAAAGGGTCGCGCCTCCTTGCCCTCACTTTGGAATTTGTGGAGGCTGTCAGCAGCAACACGCCTGTAGCCAACTGCAACAAACGAGCAAAGCCGATTCGCTCTCGCGGTTGATAGCGCACGCAACAGGTCTCTGCCCTAAGTTAGAGCCGGTTATCTGCGGGCCTGAGTATGGCTATCGGCGGCGGGCGAGGTTGGGGCTGCTCTATCAGCCAAAACAGCATCGATTACAGATGGGATTTCGCCAAACCGAGTCTCACGATTTGGTCAGCGTGAAGCACTGCCCAGTTCTGCGGCCGGAGTTGGAGCGCCTGTTGCAACCGCTTTATCAGTGTCTATCCGCCTTACAGGCGGTGCAGCGGCTAGGGCATGTGGAGTTGGTGTTGGCCGACAATGGGCCGTTGCTGGTTTTACGTCACCTTGATACCCTTAAACAGGTAGATCGCACCGCGCTAATTGATTTTGCTAAACGTGAGCAGGTGACGTTTTATCTGGCTGGTGATGGCGAGAATCTGGAAAAACTCATTGGTGAGGAACCCTATTACCAGATTGATGGTCTACGTTTAGCATTTCACCCGCGAGATTTTATTCAGGTCAATGATGTTGTCAACCAGAAAATGGTGGCTCAGGCTATCGCCTGGCTTGATGTACAGCCACAGGAGCGGGTGCTGGATCTGTTCTGCGGCATGGGTAATTTCACCTTGCCGCTGGCAAAGCGCGCGCGGGAAGTTGTCGGAGTGGAAGGAGTTGCGGCGCTGGTGGCGAATGGGCAGTATAATGCGCGGAATAATACATTGCCTAACGTGTCATTTTTTCATGAAAATCTGGAATCCGATATCAGTTGCCAGCCGTGGGCGGTTCAAGGATTCGACAAAGTATTATTAGACCCGGCACGCGCTGGCGCTGCTGGGGTTATGTCACATATAGTTAAACTGGCGCCAAAGCGGGTGGTGTATGTTTCGTGTAATCCCACTACGCTGGCACGGGATAGTCAGGTGTTGTTAGCCGCCGGTTACCGTCTTGCTCAGGTGCGAATGTTGGATATGTTCCCCCACACCGGGCATCTTGAATCTATGGCGCTGTTCATGCAGGCGTCAGGGGTCGCAAAGTAG
- the relA gene encoding GTP diphosphokinase, with product MVAVRSAHLNPAGEFALDDWIASLGLPNPQSCERLAETWRYCEQQTQNHPDASLLLWRGLEMVEILSTLSMDNDSMRAALLFPLADANVVDEATLTEQFGKGITYLVHGVRDMDAIRQLKATHNDSMSSEQVDNVRRMLLAMVEDFRCVVIKLAERIAHLREVKDAPEEIRVLAAKECSNIYAPLANRLGIGQIKWELEDFCFRYLHPDEYKQIAKLLHERRIDREQFIDDFVASLHKAMADEGIKAEIYGRPKHIYSIWRKMQKKSLAFDELFDVRAVRVVVERLQDCYAALGIVHTHFRHLPDEFDDYVANPKPNGYQSIHTVVLGPRGKTLEIQIRTRQMHEDAELGVAAHWKYKEGAVVAGRSGYEGRIAWLRKLIAWQEEMADSGEMLDEVRSQVFDDRVYVFTPKGDVIDLPAGSTPLDFAYHIHSDVGHRCIGAKISGRIVPFTYQLQMGDQIEIITQKQPNPSRDWLNPNLGYVTTSRGRSKIHNWFRKQDRDKNILAGRQMLDDELEHMDISLKEAEKLLVPRYNMNSMDEVLAAIGGGDIRLNQMVNFLQGKLNKPTAEEADLEALRHLKNKTQQPPRNASKDSGRIVVEGVGNLMHHIARCCQPIPGDEIIGFITQGRGISIHRADCEQLAELQSHAPERIVDAVWGESYSSGYSLVVRVSANDRSGLLRDITTILANEKVNVLGVASRSDTKKMMATIDMDIEIYNLQVLGRVLAKLNQLPDVIDARRLHGN from the coding sequence ATGGTTGCGGTACGAAGTGCACATTTGAATCCAGCGGGCGAGTTTGCTCTCGACGATTGGATCGCCAGTTTGGGGCTTCCCAATCCGCAGTCATGTGAGCGATTAGCCGAAACCTGGCGTTACTGTGAGCAGCAGACGCAAAACCATCCCGACGCCTCGTTGCTGCTGTGGCGCGGCCTTGAAATGGTTGAAATTCTTTCCACCCTAAGCATGGATAATGACAGTATGCGCGCGGCGCTGCTGTTCCCGCTAGCGGATGCCAATGTGGTGGATGAAGCCACACTGACCGAGCAATTTGGCAAAGGCATCACCTATCTGGTGCACGGTGTGCGCGATATGGACGCCATTCGTCAGTTGAAAGCCACCCACAATGACTCCATGAGCTCCGAGCAAGTGGATAACGTGCGCCGTATGCTACTGGCGATGGTGGAAGATTTCCGCTGCGTGGTGATCAAACTGGCAGAACGCATCGCCCATCTGCGCGAAGTGAAAGATGCGCCAGAAGAGATTCGTGTTTTGGCCGCCAAAGAGTGCTCCAATATCTATGCGCCGCTGGCTAACCGCCTCGGGATCGGCCAGATAAAATGGGAGCTGGAAGACTTCTGTTTCCGTTATCTGCACCCCGACGAATATAAGCAAATTGCCAAATTACTCCACGAACGACGTATCGATCGTGAGCAATTCATTGATGACTTCGTTGCTTCATTGCACAAAGCGATGGCGGATGAAGGTATCAAAGCTGAGATTTATGGTCGCCCCAAGCACATCTACAGTATCTGGCGCAAAATGCAGAAAAAATCGCTCGCTTTTGATGAGCTATTTGATGTGCGCGCTGTGCGGGTGGTGGTGGAGCGCTTGCAGGATTGCTACGCCGCGCTGGGGATTGTGCATACCCATTTTCGTCATTTACCGGATGAATTTGATGATTATGTCGCTAACCCTAAACCCAATGGTTATCAGTCGATCCATACCGTGGTATTAGGCCCGCGCGGAAAAACTCTGGAAATTCAGATTCGTACCCGCCAGATGCATGAAGATGCCGAGCTGGGGGTTGCTGCGCACTGGAAGTACAAAGAGGGGGCCGTGGTCGCAGGCCGCTCTGGTTATGAAGGGCGCATTGCCTGGTTACGCAAACTGATTGCCTGGCAGGAAGAGATGGCTGATTCCGGCGAGATGCTGGATGAAGTGCGCAGTCAGGTATTTGACGATCGGGTATATGTGTTTACCCCGAAAGGCGATGTTATTGATCTTCCAGCAGGTTCTACGCCACTGGACTTTGCTTATCATATCCACAGTGATGTGGGCCATCGCTGTATTGGTGCAAAAATCAGTGGGCGCATTGTGCCCTTTACCTATCAGTTGCAGATGGGTGATCAGATTGAAATCATCACTCAGAAACAGCCGAATCCAAGTCGCGACTGGCTGAACCCTAACCTCGGTTACGTCACCACCAGCCGTGGGCGATCCAAGATACATAACTGGTTCCGAAAACAAGATAGAGACAAGAATATTCTTGCTGGTCGGCAGATGTTGGATGACGAGCTGGAGCATATGGATATCAGCCTGAAAGAGGCTGAGAAGCTACTGGTGCCGCGCTATAACATGAACTCTATGGATGAAGTGTTGGCGGCCATTGGTGGTGGTGATATCCGTCTGAATCAGATGGTGAACTTCCTGCAAGGGAAACTGAATAAGCCGACGGCGGAAGAGGCTGATTTAGAAGCATTACGCCACCTGAAGAATAAAACGCAGCAACCGCCGCGCAATGCCAGCAAAGACAGTGGGCGCATTGTGGTCGAGGGTGTCGGCAATCTGATGCACCACATTGCTCGCTGTTGCCAGCCGATCCCCGGTGATGAAATTATTGGCTTTATCACCCAGGGGCGGGGGATATCAATCCACCGCGCCGATTGCGAGCAGTTGGCTGAATTGCAATCTCATGCGCCAGAGCGGATTGTTGATGCCGTCTGGGGTGAAAGCTACTCCAGCGGCTATTCGCTGGTGGTGCGAGTAAGCGCCAACGATCGCAGTGGATTGTTGCGCGATATCACCACCATTTTGGCGAATGAAAAAGTCAACGTGCTGGGTGTTGCTAGCCGTAGTGATACCAAAAAGATGATGGCAACTATTGATATGGATATCGAGATCTATAACTTGCAGGTGTTGGGGCGGGTATTGGCGAAGTTGAATCAGTTGCCGGATGTGATAGATGCCCGTCGGCTCCACGGCAATTAA
- the mazG gene encoding nucleoside triphosphate pyrophosphohydrolase, whose amino-acid sequence MTQISTPNSTALALQRLLDIMRTLRDPEHGCPWDRKQTFDTIAPYTLEETYEVLDAIQRKDFDDLRDELGDLLFQVVFYAQMGQEQGLFAFDDVCHAISDKLVRRHPHVFPNEAQHAAEATIGSEAALAGWESRKAEERAEKALYSALDDIPDALPALMKAHKIQKRCASVGFDWDTLGPVLDKVYEEIDEVMFEARQAVVDEDKLGEEIGDLLFATVNLSRHLGHKAENALQAANRKFERRFRQVEQIVTASGRTMESATLAEMEAAWQQVKKQETEM is encoded by the coding sequence ATGACCCAAATTTCGACTCCCAACTCCACCGCCTTAGCTCTGCAACGTTTGTTGGATATTATGCGCACCTTGCGTGACCCTGAGCACGGCTGTCCGTGGGATCGTAAGCAGACTTTTGACACTATTGCGCCCTACACGTTGGAAGAGACTTATGAAGTGCTTGATGCGATTCAGCGCAAGGATTTCGACGATCTTCGCGACGAATTGGGTGATCTGCTGTTTCAGGTGGTGTTTTATGCGCAAATGGGGCAGGAGCAGGGGCTGTTTGCGTTTGATGATGTGTGTCACGCCATCAGTGATAAGCTGGTGCGCCGCCATCCGCATGTGTTCCCCAATGAAGCTCAGCACGCCGCTGAGGCGACTATTGGCAGTGAAGCCGCGCTGGCAGGTTGGGAGTCCCGTAAAGCGGAGGAGCGGGCCGAAAAGGCACTGTATTCGGCTTTGGATGATATCCCTGATGCACTGCCCGCATTGATGAAAGCCCATAAAATCCAGAAACGCTGTGCGTCGGTGGGCTTTGATTGGGATACGCTGGGGCCAGTGCTGGATAAAGTCTACGAAGAGATTGATGAGGTGATGTTCGAGGCGCGTCAAGCGGTGGTCGATGAGGATAAGTTGGGCGAAGAGATCGGTGATTTGTTGTTTGCCACGGTGAATTTATCCCGCCATTTAGGTCATAAAGCGGAAAATGCTCTACAGGCGGCTAATCGTAAGTTTGAGCGGCGTTTTCGTCAGGTAGAACAAATAGTTACAGCATCAGGTCGTACCATGGAGAGTGCCACACTCGCTGAGATGGAAGCCGCCTGGCAGCAAGTTAAAAAGCAAGAAACTGAAATGTAA
- the pyrG gene encoding glutamine hydrolyzing CTP synthase has protein sequence MTTNYIFVTGGVVSSLGKGIAAASLAAILEARGLNVTIMKLDPYINVDPGTMSPTQHGEVFVTEDGAETDLDLGHYERFIRTKMTRRNNFTTGRIYSEVLRKERRGDYLGATIQVIPHITNAIKERIIEGGEGHDVVLVEIGGTVGDIESLPFLEAIRQMAVDVGREHTLYMHLTLVPYLAAAGEVKTKPTQHSVKELLSIGIQPDVLICRSDRAVPANERAKIALFCNVPEKAVISLKDVDSIYKIPGLLKSQGLDDYICKRFSLTCPEANLAEWEQVLYEESNPGGEVTIGMIGKYVELPDAYKSVIEALKHGGLKNRLTVNIKLIDSQDVETRGEEMLKGLDAILIPGGFGYRGVEGKVLAARYAREHNIPYLGICLGMQVALMEFARNVVGMENANSTEFVPDCKYPVVALITEWRDENGNVEVRSEESDLGGTMRVGGQPCNLTEGSLVRQMYGEPTIVERHRHRYEVNNMLLKQIEAAGLRVAGRSADNKLVEIIELPNHPWFVACQFHPEFTSTPRDGHPLFAGFVKAAGDYQKRQVK, from the coding sequence ATGACAACTAATTATATTTTTGTGACCGGCGGGGTCGTATCCTCTCTGGGTAAAGGCATTGCCGCAGCCTCTCTGGCGGCTATACTTGAAGCCCGTGGCCTCAACGTTACCATCATGAAACTGGACCCGTATATCAACGTGGATCCGGGCACCATGAGCCCGACACAACACGGGGAAGTTTTTGTCACCGAAGATGGTGCTGAGACCGATCTGGACTTAGGGCACTATGAGCGCTTTATTCGCACCAAAATGACCCGTCGTAATAACTTCACTACGGGGCGCATCTATTCTGAAGTCCTGCGTAAAGAGCGTCGTGGCGACTATCTGGGTGCAACTATTCAGGTTATTCCTCATATCACCAATGCCATCAAAGAGCGCATCATCGAAGGCGGCGAAGGCCACGATGTGGTATTGGTTGAGATTGGCGGCACCGTAGGTGATATCGAATCCCTGCCATTCCTGGAAGCTATTCGTCAGATGGCGGTTGATGTTGGCCGCGAGCACACGCTTTACATGCACCTGACATTGGTTCCTTATTTGGCTGCGGCTGGTGAAGTGAAAACCAAGCCAACGCAACATTCGGTAAAAGAGCTACTTTCAATTGGTATTCAGCCAGATGTGCTGATTTGCCGTTCTGATCGCGCAGTTCCTGCTAATGAACGTGCCAAAATCGCGCTGTTCTGTAATGTGCCAGAAAAAGCGGTTATCTCCCTAAAAGACGTTGATTCCATTTATAAAATCCCAGGGCTATTGAAATCACAGGGCCTTGACGATTATATTTGTAAACGATTCAGCTTAACTTGTCCTGAAGCAAATCTCGCTGAGTGGGAACAGGTATTATACGAAGAATCAAATCCAGGTGGCGAAGTGACCATCGGGATGATTGGTAAATACGTAGAACTGCCGGATGCCTATAAGTCTGTAATTGAAGCCCTGAAGCACGGTGGGTTGAAAAATCGTCTGACGGTGAACATCAAGCTGATTGATTCGCAGGATGTTGAGACACGCGGCGAAGAGATGCTGAAAGGGCTGGATGCTATCCTTATCCCTGGTGGTTTCGGCTACCGTGGTGTGGAAGGCAAGGTTCTGGCGGCACGCTATGCCCGTGAACACAATATTCCTTACCTGGGCATCTGCCTGGGGATGCAAGTTGCACTGATGGAGTTTGCCCGCAATGTTGTGGGAATGGAAAACGCGAACTCCACAGAATTTGTGCCAGACTGTAAGTATCCGGTGGTTGCATTAATCACCGAATGGCGTGATGAAAACGGCAACGTTGAAGTGCGTTCGGAAGAGAGCGATTTGGGCGGTACTATGCGTGTAGGTGGGCAACCTTGCAACCTGACTGAAGGTAGCTTGGTACGTCAGATGTATGGCGAACCTACCATCGTTGAGCGCCACCGTCATCGTTATGAAGTCAACAATATGCTGTTGAAGCAGATTGAAGCTGCCGGGTTGCGTGTTGCCGGGCGTTCTGCGGATAACAAACTGGTGGAAATTATCGAGTTGCCAAACCATCCATGGTTTGTGGCTTGTCAGTTCCATCCAGAATTTACTTCGACGCCACGTGATGGTCACCCGTTGTTCGCCGGCTTTGTGAAAGCGGCTGGTGATTATCAGAAGCGCCAGGTGAAATAA